The proteins below are encoded in one region of Nilaparvata lugens isolate BPH chromosome X, ASM1435652v1, whole genome shotgun sequence:
- the LOC120354588 gene encoding uncharacterized protein LOC120354588 — MKSSLTIDDVTTRPTVAQLDHMLAEFKKDIIESQKQNYEDLLKSVDECKNKLTNYNEILGRQDELIKKQNEIIQQLQKEIELLKNKFAELDAHVEDQEQYSRHNTIAVFGIPESQGENAENLVLDVCKELGVKITAGAISDAHRLQKFGNQRSTGIIVKFVRRKDAEELLRRRKEKRNLTAQDVGFPGDRSPIFIDQSLAPGRRTLFTAARRIRTQENLRYVWIDRSGVIKMRATENSRVISIRTQQDLTAFVSDSQNKQDFKKVN; from the coding sequence ATGAAGAGTTCACTGACTATTGATGATGTTACTACTCGGCCGACTGTTGCCCAATTGGATCATATGTTGGCTGAGTTTAAAAAGGATATTATTGAGagtcaaaaacaaaattatgaagaCCTGTTAAAATCAGTGGATGAGTGTAAAAATAAACTGACTAACTACAACGAGATTCTAGGTAGACAGGATGAACTCATTAAAAAGCAAAATGAAATTATCCAGCAACTACAAAAAGAAATcgaacttttgaaaaataaatttgcagAGCTTGATGCTCATGTCGAGGACCAGGAACAATATTCAAGGCATAACACTATTGCAGTTTTCGGCATTCCGGAGTCTCAGGGGGAAAATGCGGAGAATTTGGTTTTGGATGTTTGTAAGGAGCTGGGAGTCAAAATCACTGCTGGAGCAATCAGCGATGCGCATCGCTTGCAAAAATTTGGCAACCAGAGGTCGACGGGCATTATCGTGAAGTTTGTACGGAGGAAGGATGCGGAAGAACTTCTTAGAAGGCGCAAGGAAAAGCGTAATCTGACGGCACAAGATGTGGGGTTTCCTGGCGATAGGAGTCCCATCTTCATAGACCAATCACTGGCACCAGGTAGGCGTACATTGTTCACAGCAGCGAGAAGAATCAGAACACAGGAAAATCTTCGATATGTGTGGATTGATCGGTCGGGAGTAATTAAAATGAGAGCAACCGAGAACAGTAGAGTGATCTCCATAAGAACGCAACAAGATTTGACTGCATTTGTGTCTGATTCACAAAACAAACAAGATTTTAAGAAGGTCAATTGA